A portion of the bacterium genome contains these proteins:
- a CDS encoding Gfo/Idh/MocA family oxidoreductase, giving the protein MRSITMLGTGLIGMFYTMTLHGKRRSDRVHTVYSRSPERARKFAEDWGIPRWTTDMGEAIHDPETDVVVIGLPNNLHREAALMAAEAGKAVLCTKPLACNAEEAREMLDAVEQAGVFHGYLEDLVYTPKTLKSIDSVRKGALGKVLWTRSRETHPGPHSAWFLDIGQAGGGAIIDMGCHCIEIGRNFIGKDIRPVEVMCWAATQVHPIEAEDHAIGLVKYENGAIGQFEVSWTFRGGMDLRDEVSGTEGTIWLDHFLRTGFEMYTSVGKGGYVAEKAESETGWLFPVGDEVHELGYVDMFADMLDALDNDTTPGETFYDGYIVNAIMDACYRSVQSKKWEPVGLEIWRGPEKAADTKAAVEYDSQFFLIKEETMPDGRTKLILKNKKTGAIVQNIKE; this is encoded by the coding sequence ATGCGCTCCATAACGATGCTCGGCACCGGTCTTATCGGAATGTTCTACACCATGACACTTCACGGAAAACGGCGCAGTGACAGGGTTCATACGGTTTATTCACGCTCTCCCGAACGGGCGCGGAAGTTTGCGGAAGACTGGGGCATTCCCCGGTGGACAACCGATATGGGAGAAGCGATTCACGATCCCGAGACGGATGTCGTTGTTATCGGCTTGCCCAACAACCTCCACAGGGAGGCCGCGCTCATGGCCGCCGAAGCCGGGAAAGCGGTTCTCTGCACCAAACCGCTTGCCTGCAATGCTGAGGAAGCCCGTGAGATGCTCGATGCGGTCGAGCAGGCGGGCGTGTTCCATGGCTATCTCGAAGACCTCGTCTACACTCCCAAAACACTCAAATCGATAGATTCCGTACGGAAAGGCGCTCTCGGAAAAGTGTTGTGGACACGGTCGCGCGAGACGCATCCCGGCCCGCACAGCGCCTGGTTTTTGGATATCGGGCAGGCCGGTGGTGGGGCAATCATCGACATGGGCTGCCACTGTATCGAGATCGGCAGGAATTTTATCGGGAAAGACATCAGGCCGGTCGAGGTCATGTGCTGGGCTGCCACACAAGTGCATCCTATCGAAGCGGAGGATCATGCCATAGGGCTCGTGAAGTACGAAAACGGCGCAATCGGTCAGTTCGAGGTAAGCTGGACATTCCGCGGCGGGATGGATCTCCGCGACGAAGTCTCCGGGACTGAGGGAACCATCTGGCTCGACCATTTTCTCCGCACGGGTTTCGAGATGTACACATCGGTCGGTAAAGGCGGGTATGTGGCCGAGAAAGCAGAGAGCGAAACCGGCTGGCTCTTCCCGGTCGGAGACGAGGTGCACGAGCTCGGTTATGTCGATATGTTCGCCGATATGCTCGATGCGCTCGATAACGACACCACGCCCGGGGAGACCTTCTACGACGGGTATATTGTCAATGCGATCATGGATGCCTGTTACCGCTCGGTGCAGTCGAAAAAATGGGAGCCGGTCGGGCTAGAAATCTGGCGCGGCCCGGAGAAAGCCGCGGATACTAAAGCCGCGGTCGAGTATGACAGTCAGTTTTTCCTCATCAAGGAAGAGACAATGCCCGATGGCCGTACGAAGCTGATCCTCAAGAATAAAAAGACCGGTGCAATCGTACAGAACATAAAAGAATAA